In Arthrobacter sp. QXT-31, one genomic interval encodes:
- a CDS encoding SDR family oxidoreductase: MTRIAIIGGHGKVALQLSALLTEQGHSVTSFIRNPDHAEDVAATGASPSVLDVEKSTTADIAAALRNHDAVVWSAGAGGGNPARTYAVDRDAAIRSMDAAVEAGVGRYVMVSYFGAGPDHGIPEGHSFRPYAEAKAAADEYLRGTGLAWTILGPGSLTEGPGNGLIDVNPADTSAGTHTSRANVAIVAAAVLDWPGTAGRTIEFRDGAQPVAAALEALQ, encoded by the coding sequence ATGACCCGCATCGCAATCATCGGCGGCCACGGCAAGGTGGCCCTGCAACTGTCCGCCCTCCTGACGGAACAGGGCCACAGCGTCACGTCCTTCATCCGCAACCCTGACCACGCGGAGGACGTCGCCGCCACCGGCGCATCGCCGTCGGTCCTGGACGTTGAAAAGTCGACGACGGCGGACATCGCCGCCGCGCTCCGGAACCACGACGCCGTGGTCTGGTCAGCCGGTGCCGGGGGAGGGAACCCGGCCCGCACGTACGCGGTGGACCGGGATGCCGCCATCCGTTCCATGGACGCTGCCGTGGAGGCCGGCGTCGGGCGGTATGTGATGGTGTCCTACTTCGGCGCCGGGCCGGACCACGGGATTCCCGAGGGGCACAGCTTCCGGCCCTATGCCGAGGCCAAGGCCGCCGCTGACGAGTACCTCCGTGGCACGGGGCTCGCCTGGACCATCCTGGGGCCGGGGTCGCTAACCGAGGGGCCGGGAAACGGGCTCATCGACGTCAACCCTGCCGACACCAGCGCCGGCACCCACACGTCCCGAGCCAACGTGGCGATCGTGGCTGCGGCAGTGCTGGACTGGCCTGGGACCGCCGGCCGGACCATCGAGTTCCGCGACGGCGCCCAGCCCGTTGCAGCCGCGCTCGAAGCCCTGCAGTAA
- a CDS encoding ROK family protein has product MSEMTAATPQLLRRVSAGAVLDFMRASGAVTVTDVIQATGLTRATAISVCEDLMQRGWITELENQRAFGGYQKGRPARRFELNERAGYVLGMDVGFSKATVVVSDLRGKALGRASQPFEIEDISPAERVAVIDKAALMALDSVGASTDSVLAVCAGIAAPVDRKGNVLASQHFWGLFDVGLRSALDDLHGWTVLLENDANLAALGDRWRGAGAGVDDVVVILASERFGSGVIEGGRLLHGSGGGAGELAYLDLLEGVGDTYGIATLARIWAAEVLEGPAKTSLRAHAATGAEAEHVFAAAAAGDAEALKILDRLADRMARVIGSVATMVNPELVVIGGAVANSAGVLLVPIAARLPEFTATPPRVAVSPLGDSIVTVGAVRRALDYVEKNSLDLELNVPA; this is encoded by the coding sequence ATGTCCGAGATGACGGCGGCAACGCCCCAGCTGCTGCGCCGAGTGAGTGCCGGAGCGGTCCTGGATTTCATGCGCGCTTCGGGCGCGGTGACGGTTACCGACGTCATCCAGGCCACGGGACTGACCCGGGCCACGGCGATCTCCGTGTGCGAGGACCTCATGCAGCGCGGGTGGATCACCGAACTGGAAAACCAGCGCGCCTTTGGCGGCTACCAGAAGGGACGTCCGGCCCGCCGCTTCGAACTCAATGAGCGGGCAGGCTACGTCCTGGGCATGGACGTCGGTTTCTCCAAGGCGACCGTGGTGGTGTCGGACCTTCGCGGCAAGGCGCTTGGCCGGGCCAGCCAGCCCTTTGAGATTGAGGACATCTCCCCCGCGGAACGCGTGGCGGTCATTGACAAGGCCGCCCTGATGGCGCTGGACAGCGTGGGAGCCTCCACCGACTCGGTGCTGGCCGTGTGCGCCGGCATCGCCGCACCGGTGGACCGGAAGGGCAACGTGCTGGCATCACAGCACTTCTGGGGGCTGTTCGACGTCGGCCTCAGGTCCGCGCTGGACGACCTGCACGGATGGACCGTGCTGCTGGAGAACGACGCCAACCTCGCCGCACTTGGGGACCGGTGGCGGGGCGCGGGCGCGGGTGTGGACGACGTCGTCGTCATCCTGGCGAGCGAGCGCTTCGGTTCCGGCGTCATCGAAGGCGGCCGCCTGCTGCACGGCAGTGGCGGCGGCGCGGGGGAACTTGCGTACCTGGACCTGCTGGAAGGCGTCGGCGACACCTACGGCATCGCGACCCTGGCGCGAATCTGGGCCGCGGAGGTGCTGGAAGGCCCCGCCAAGACGTCCCTCCGTGCACATGCGGCCACGGGGGCGGAGGCGGAGCACGTCTTTGCCGCGGCCGCGGCCGGCGACGCCGAGGCGCTGAAGATCCTGGACCGGCTGGCGGACAGGATGGCCCGGGTCATCGGTTCGGTGGCCACCATGGTCAACCCCGAACTCGTGGTGATCGGCGGTGCCGTCGCCAACTCCGCGGGAGTCCTGCTCGTGCCCATTGCCGCCCGGCTGCCGGAGTTCACAGCCACCCCGCCGCGCGTGGCGGTCTCGCCGCTGGGCGACTCAATCGTGACCGTGGGCGCAGTCCGCCGGGCCCTGGACTACGTGGAGAAGAACTCCCTCGACCTGGAGCTCAACGTCCCGGCGTAA
- a CDS encoding ABC transporter substrate-binding protein — translation MNRIPPRSRAGRETPLTRRALFKAAGLAGAAAVLPLAGCGSVPAASSQNGVTTLRFMQNKPEVVAYFNQVIKDFEALNPDIRVIQDFNEGNFVPGLVRNDPPDVVTRGFAQATADFVRKGVFADLSDLPAAATIDPKIQDLVSSWGQYNGHETSALPFSLAAAGVIYNRDIFEAHGVQVPATWDEFVAACGKFRAAGITPIYGTFKDNWTLGQGMFDYVAGGSLDIADFFARLTAKGADIRADAKESFTSNFGPALPKMLELAAFSQKGATSKNYADGNAAFAKGEAAMYLQGPWALSQLVAANKNVRLGSFPLPVTNNPADTKARVNVDMALSITRNTPNMAAARRFVSYLLDPSVVNAYNGKNAAFSPLKGAPAVDNPQITGLAASVREGRYYQGATTYFPPSVPLYNYVQSFVYGKNGKQFLSALDDEWRRVAERTAV, via the coding sequence GTGAACCGGATTCCACCCCGTTCCCGCGCCGGCCGCGAAACTCCGCTCACCCGCCGCGCGCTGTTTAAGGCCGCGGGTCTTGCCGGCGCAGCGGCCGTCCTGCCTCTGGCCGGCTGCGGTTCTGTTCCCGCTGCATCCAGCCAGAACGGCGTCACCACCCTGCGCTTCATGCAGAACAAGCCCGAGGTGGTGGCCTACTTCAACCAGGTGATCAAGGACTTCGAGGCGCTCAACCCGGACATCCGCGTCATCCAGGACTTCAATGAGGGCAACTTCGTTCCCGGCCTGGTCCGCAACGACCCGCCCGACGTCGTGACCCGCGGCTTCGCCCAGGCCACCGCCGACTTCGTCCGCAAGGGCGTCTTTGCCGACCTCTCCGACCTGCCGGCGGCAGCCACGATCGACCCCAAGATCCAGGATCTGGTCAGCTCATGGGGACAGTACAACGGGCACGAAACCAGCGCCTTGCCGTTCTCCCTGGCCGCCGCCGGGGTCATCTACAACCGCGATATTTTCGAGGCCCACGGCGTCCAGGTTCCCGCCACGTGGGACGAGTTCGTCGCGGCCTGTGGAAAGTTCAGGGCTGCCGGCATCACGCCCATTTACGGCACCTTCAAGGACAACTGGACCCTCGGCCAGGGCATGTTCGACTACGTCGCCGGCGGCTCCCTGGACATCGCGGACTTCTTCGCCAGGCTCACCGCCAAGGGCGCCGACATCCGCGCAGACGCCAAGGAATCGTTCACCAGCAACTTCGGCCCGGCCCTTCCCAAGATGCTTGAGCTGGCCGCCTTCTCGCAGAAGGGCGCCACGAGCAAGAACTACGCGGACGGCAATGCGGCGTTCGCCAAGGGCGAGGCGGCCATGTACCTGCAGGGCCCCTGGGCGCTGTCCCAGCTCGTGGCCGCGAACAAGAACGTCCGGCTCGGCAGCTTCCCGCTGCCGGTCACCAACAACCCCGCGGACACCAAGGCCCGGGTCAATGTGGACATGGCCCTCTCCATCACCCGCAACACCCCGAACATGGCCGCCGCGCGCCGGTTCGTCAGCTACCTGCTGGACCCCTCGGTCGTGAACGCCTACAACGGGAAGAACGCGGCGTTCTCGCCGCTCAAGGGGGCACCCGCCGTCGACAACCCCCAGATCACCGGCCTCGCCGCCTCTGTACGGGAGGGACGGTACTACCAGGGGGCAACCACCTACTTCCCGCCGTCGGTACCGCTGTACAACTACGTCCAGTCCTTTGTGTACGGCAAGAACGGCAAACAGTTCCTTTCCGCCCTCGACGACGAATGGCGCCGCGTCGCCGAGCGCACCGCGGTCTGA
- a CDS encoding carbohydrate ABC transporter permease: MTTTSELPQTAPSAAAAAGPRASKSPAARAKGRIDPAYYWMVVPVLALFAFFITLPALVGVFFSLTNYAGYGDWKFIGLSNYVNIFRDPAILQSYIFTFVFALTTTVVVNIVALAIALGLNAKIKWRTGIRTVFFIPMVLSALVVSFVFNYLFSNTLPVLADRFGVTPLATSILANENLAWLAIVLVTVWQAAPGATIIYLAGLQSVPSEVYEAADLDGAGSFRQFVSLTLPLILGYLVINVILGFKGFLGTYEIIVGLTGGGPGMATQSVAMRIFSGFTGGDYSYQMANAVIYFLITLLISVIQLRLIQRRGVSL, encoded by the coding sequence ATGACTACAACCTCAGAGCTGCCGCAGACAGCCCCATCCGCCGCCGCGGCCGCAGGCCCAAGAGCCTCGAAATCCCCGGCCGCCCGCGCCAAGGGCCGCATCGACCCCGCCTACTACTGGATGGTGGTGCCGGTCCTGGCACTGTTCGCCTTCTTCATCACCCTGCCGGCCCTCGTGGGCGTGTTCTTCAGCCTCACGAACTACGCCGGCTACGGTGACTGGAAGTTCATCGGACTGTCCAACTACGTCAATATCTTCCGTGACCCGGCCATCCTGCAGTCCTACATCTTCACGTTCGTCTTCGCCCTGACCACCACCGTGGTGGTCAACATCGTGGCCCTCGCGATCGCCCTGGGCCTGAACGCCAAAATCAAGTGGCGCACCGGCATCCGCACCGTCTTCTTCATCCCCATGGTGCTCTCGGCGCTGGTGGTGTCCTTCGTGTTCAACTACCTGTTCTCCAACACCCTGCCCGTGCTGGCGGACCGCTTCGGCGTGACACCGCTGGCCACCAGCATCCTGGCCAACGAGAACCTCGCCTGGCTGGCCATTGTGCTGGTCACGGTCTGGCAGGCGGCTCCCGGCGCCACCATCATCTACCTGGCCGGGCTGCAGAGCGTCCCGTCCGAGGTCTACGAAGCCGCAGATCTCGACGGCGCCGGCAGCTTCCGGCAGTTCGTGAGCCTGACGCTGCCGCTCATCCTCGGATACCTGGTCATCAACGTGATCCTTGGCTTCAAGGGATTCCTGGGCACCTACGAAATTATCGTGGGCCTCACCGGCGGCGGACCCGGCATGGCCACCCAGTCCGTGGCCATGCGCATCTTCTCCGGCTTCACCGGCGGGGACTACTCCTACCAGATGGCCAACGCGGTCATCTACTTCCTGATCACCCTGCTGATCTCCGTCATCCAGCTGCGCCTCATCCAGCGCCGGGGGGTTTCACTCTAA
- a CDS encoding carbohydrate ABC transporter permease, whose protein sequence is MTASPLTARRPGSSNDAGSSKIAGRTGNPGRSASPLRRKGRSGREGYKVNWWLTALMLVASLTVLLPLYFTVAMALKSPDQIGGTGLAWPSPMNWENFGAAYEATNFPRAFMSTAFVTVLSVLGSLACSSLVAYAIARNWNRKFFRGSFVYLLSAMFIPFPVIILPLIKQTALLGLDNPGGVVFLHVLGGISFNTLLYIAFVRSIPVELEESARLDGATTWQVFRKIIFPLLAPMNATVGIFAFLGSWNDFLLPQMMIADPSLQTLPVVQMLFQGEFNTNYSLAFASYLMAMAPTLVVYILAQRWVLSGVMRGAVK, encoded by the coding sequence ATGACAGCTTCTCCACTGACCGCCCGCCGCCCAGGCAGTTCAAACGACGCCGGCAGTTCAAAAATCGCCGGCCGCACAGGCAATCCAGGCCGTTCAGCCAGCCCGCTCCGCCGGAAGGGCCGTTCCGGCCGCGAGGGCTACAAGGTCAACTGGTGGCTCACCGCGCTCATGCTCGTAGCCTCCCTGACCGTGCTGCTCCCGCTCTACTTCACCGTGGCCATGGCACTGAAGTCCCCGGACCAGATCGGAGGCACCGGCCTGGCATGGCCCAGCCCCATGAACTGGGAAAACTTCGGCGCCGCCTACGAGGCCACGAACTTCCCGCGGGCATTCATGTCGACGGCGTTCGTCACCGTGCTGAGCGTCCTCGGGTCGCTGGCCTGCAGCTCGCTCGTGGCCTACGCCATCGCCAGGAACTGGAACCGGAAATTCTTCCGCGGCTCCTTCGTGTACCTGCTCTCGGCCATGTTCATCCCGTTCCCGGTGATCATCCTGCCCCTGATCAAGCAGACGGCACTGCTCGGCCTGGACAACCCCGGCGGCGTGGTGTTCCTGCACGTGCTGGGCGGCATCTCCTTCAACACCCTGCTGTATATCGCCTTCGTCCGCTCCATCCCGGTGGAGCTCGAGGAATCAGCCCGGCTCGACGGCGCCACCACCTGGCAGGTGTTCCGCAAGATCATCTTCCCGCTGCTGGCACCCATGAACGCCACCGTGGGCATCTTCGCCTTCCTCGGCTCCTGGAACGACTTCCTGCTGCCGCAGATGATGATCGCCGACCCGTCCCTGCAGACCCTCCCCGTGGTGCAGATGCTCTTCCAGGGGGAGTTCAACACCAACTACAGCCTCGCATTCGCGTCCTACCTGATGGCCATGGCACCCACCCTGGTGGTTTACATCCTGGCCCAGCGCTGGGTACTGTCCGGAGTAATGCGCGGGGCCGTCAAGTAG
- a CDS encoding glycoside hydrolase family 13 protein: MSTTATLATLSDSDRLADPNWWRQASVYQIYPRSFSDSNGDGLGDIKGITAKVPYLKELGIDAVWLSPFYPSALADGGYDVDDYRNVDPKLGTLEDFDEMAAALHAAGIKLIADIVPNHSSDRHEWFKEALASPKGSPARDRYIFRDGKGPNGEFPPSDWDSVFGGSAWERITEPDGTPGQWYMHIFAKEQPDLNWANREIRDDFLKTLRFWSDRGVDGFRVDVAHALTKDLTEPLLSKLELSAANTGTDGFADGSHPFWDRDEVHEVYAEWREVFNEYNPPRTAVAEAWVHATRRARYASPEGLGQAFNFDLLQADFDAEEFHEIITRNLAEAAATGASSTWVFSNHDVVRHATRYGLPKGSKGKHAKGQDGKAWLLAGGPREELDVELGQRRARAASLLMFALPGSAYLYQGEELGLQEVADIPESERQDPSFFRNRGVEVGRDGCRVPLPWSVEGTSFGFGDGGAHLPQPDWFSGYAVEAQDGTQGSTLELYRTALKLRRELQAAEELEWIDAGNPDVLHFSRPGGWESVTNFGDTAVDLPAGTVLVSSGPLEGGKLAANTTAWLR; this comes from the coding sequence TTGTCCACCACCGCCACGCTGGCAACCCTGTCTGATTCCGACCGTTTGGCCGATCCGAACTGGTGGCGCCAGGCGTCCGTCTACCAGATCTACCCCCGCAGCTTCTCCGACTCCAACGGTGACGGCCTGGGCGACATCAAGGGCATCACGGCCAAGGTCCCGTACCTGAAGGAGCTCGGAATCGACGCCGTCTGGCTCAGCCCCTTCTACCCTTCGGCGCTCGCCGACGGCGGCTACGACGTGGACGACTACCGCAACGTGGACCCGAAGCTCGGCACCCTTGAGGACTTCGACGAGATGGCCGCCGCCCTGCACGCCGCCGGTATCAAGCTGATCGCGGACATCGTCCCGAACCACTCCTCGGACCGGCACGAATGGTTCAAGGAAGCCCTCGCGTCCCCGAAGGGCTCCCCGGCCCGGGACCGCTACATTTTCCGGGACGGCAAGGGCCCCAACGGGGAGTTCCCGCCGTCGGACTGGGACTCCGTCTTCGGCGGTTCCGCATGGGAGCGCATCACCGAACCGGACGGCACCCCCGGCCAGTGGTACATGCACATCTTCGCGAAGGAGCAGCCGGACCTGAACTGGGCCAACCGGGAAATCCGCGACGACTTCCTCAAGACCCTGCGCTTCTGGTCCGACCGCGGCGTGGACGGCTTCCGCGTTGACGTGGCGCACGCGCTCACCAAGGACCTCACCGAGCCGCTGCTCTCCAAGCTGGAGCTGAGCGCCGCCAACACCGGCACGGACGGTTTCGCCGACGGGTCGCACCCCTTCTGGGACCGCGACGAGGTGCATGAGGTCTACGCCGAGTGGCGCGAAGTGTTCAACGAGTACAACCCGCCGCGCACCGCCGTCGCCGAGGCCTGGGTGCACGCCACCCGCCGCGCCCGCTACGCCAGCCCCGAGGGCCTGGGCCAGGCGTTCAACTTCGACCTCCTGCAGGCGGACTTCGACGCCGAGGAGTTCCACGAGATCATCACCCGCAACCTGGCCGAGGCGGCCGCCACCGGGGCGTCCTCCACCTGGGTGTTCTCCAACCACGACGTCGTCCGGCACGCCACCCGCTACGGCCTGCCCAAGGGCTCCAAGGGCAAGCACGCCAAGGGCCAGGACGGCAAGGCATGGCTGCTGGCCGGTGGTCCCAGGGAAGAACTCGACGTCGAACTCGGCCAGCGCCGTGCCCGCGCCGCCAGCCTCCTCATGTTCGCACTTCCCGGTTCCGCGTACCTGTACCAGGGCGAGGAACTGGGCCTGCAGGAAGTGGCGGACATCCCGGAATCCGAGCGACAGGACCCGTCGTTCTTCCGCAACAGGGGAGTGGAAGTGGGCCGCGACGGCTGCCGCGTGCCGCTGCCGTGGTCCGTCGAGGGCACGTCCTTCGGCTTCGGCGACGGCGGAGCGCACCTGCCGCAGCCGGACTGGTTCAGCGGCTATGCCGTCGAGGCGCAGGACGGCACCCAGGGCTCCACGCTTGAGCTTTACCGCACCGCCCTGAAGCTCCGCCGCGAGCTGCAGGCGGCCGAGGAGCTGGAATGGATCGACGCCGGAAACCCGGACGTCCTGCACTTCAGCCGCCCCGGCGGCTGGGAGTCCGTCACCAACTTCGGGGACACCGCCGTCGACCTGCCCGCAGGCACCGTGCTGGTGAGCAGCGGACCGCTGGAGGGCGGCAAGCTGGCGGCCAACACCACGGCCTGGCTGCGCTGA
- a CDS encoding aldo/keto reductase, which yields MTEQTAVANGRLLYGCMGLGGDWSPEPHEITDVENAAAAVEAALDIGVTLFDHADIYRNGKAEAVFGEVLAGTSGLRERIQLQTKCGIRLNERGLETHYDLSADAIIERVNGSLERLRTDYVDILLLHRPDPLMDPAEVAAAVGKLMAEGKVRALGVSNMSAAQIEFLQDSLETPVVANQLELSLLKRDWLESTVLVNHPGAADYSFPHGTLEYCARQGITLQAYGALARGHYTGNPPERPTLAESATAQLLSDMARERETTREAVLLGWLMKHPAGIAPVIGTANPDRIRACAGASRVAQTMTREEWYRLWTTARGSNIP from the coding sequence ATGACTGAACAAACTGCCGTCGCGAACGGCCGGCTTCTCTACGGCTGCATGGGCCTGGGCGGGGACTGGTCCCCTGAACCGCACGAGATCACCGACGTCGAGAATGCAGCAGCGGCCGTGGAAGCCGCGCTGGACATCGGCGTCACCCTGTTCGACCACGCCGACATCTACCGGAACGGAAAGGCCGAGGCCGTGTTCGGCGAGGTGCTGGCCGGCACCAGCGGGCTGCGTGAGCGCATCCAGCTGCAGACCAAATGCGGGATCCGGCTGAACGAGCGGGGGCTGGAAACCCACTACGACCTGAGTGCGGACGCCATCATCGAGCGCGTGAACGGCAGCCTTGAACGGCTCCGCACCGACTACGTGGACATCCTCCTGCTCCACCGCCCGGATCCCCTCATGGACCCCGCGGAGGTGGCCGCCGCCGTCGGGAAGCTGATGGCGGAGGGCAAGGTGCGCGCGCTCGGCGTGTCCAACATGTCCGCGGCGCAGATCGAGTTCCTGCAGGACAGCCTGGAAACACCGGTGGTGGCCAACCAGCTCGAACTGAGCCTGCTCAAGCGGGACTGGCTGGAGAGCACCGTGCTGGTCAACCACCCGGGCGCCGCGGACTACAGCTTTCCACACGGCACCCTGGAATACTGTGCCCGGCAGGGGATCACGCTGCAGGCCTATGGCGCCCTGGCCCGCGGCCACTACACCGGCAACCCGCCCGAGCGGCCCACGCTTGCGGAGTCGGCCACGGCGCAGCTGCTCTCCGACATGGCGCGGGAGCGGGAAACCACCCGTGAGGCCGTGCTGCTGGGATGGCTGATGAAGCATCCCGCAGGCATCGCGCCGGTGATCGGCACGGCCAACCCGGACCGGATCCGGGCCTGCGCCGGCGCCTCCCGCGTGGCGCAGACCATGACACGCGAGGAGTGGTACCGGCTCTGGACCACGGCCCGGGGGAGCAACATCCCTTAA
- a CDS encoding TauD/TfdA dioxygenase family protein: MTAITGTKLEFSKLGSRIGAEIRGLDLSGDLSAETVAQIRAALNEHKALVFREANILSDEAQVKFASHFGPLTKAHPTVASVEGEENVLPVDSENGSANNWHTDVTFVVNPPQASTLRSIDLPAYGGETLIASSAGAYQDLPDELRNFADTLWAIHTNDYDYSVPKNLEHANAEERRKEFTRLKFETAHPVVRVHPLTGERGLFIGGFAQRLRIVGLSNTESKDILRLLQAYVTRPENVLRVNWEPNQLVLFDNRITQHYAPDNYDGQPRKLNRVTIAGDIPVGVDGKQSQALTGDASTYSEIAPL, from the coding sequence ATGACTGCCATTACCGGAACAAAGCTCGAATTCTCCAAGCTGGGCTCCCGCATCGGCGCCGAGATCCGAGGCCTGGACCTCAGCGGAGACCTGTCTGCGGAGACCGTGGCACAGATCCGTGCGGCCCTCAACGAGCACAAGGCCCTCGTGTTCCGTGAAGCCAACATCCTCTCGGACGAGGCCCAGGTGAAGTTCGCCAGCCACTTCGGCCCGCTCACCAAGGCCCACCCCACCGTGGCGTCCGTTGAGGGTGAGGAGAACGTCCTGCCGGTGGACAGCGAGAACGGGTCCGCCAACAACTGGCACACCGATGTCACGTTCGTGGTCAACCCGCCGCAGGCATCCACCCTGCGCAGCATCGACCTGCCGGCCTACGGCGGCGAGACCCTGATCGCCTCCTCCGCCGGCGCCTACCAGGACCTGCCGGACGAGCTCCGCAACTTCGCCGACACCCTGTGGGCTATCCACACCAACGACTACGACTACTCCGTGCCCAAGAACCTGGAGCACGCCAACGCCGAGGAGCGCCGCAAGGAGTTCACGCGGCTCAAGTTTGAGACCGCCCACCCCGTGGTGCGCGTCCACCCGCTGACCGGCGAGCGCGGACTGTTCATTGGGGGCTTCGCGCAGCGCCTGCGGATTGTGGGCCTGTCCAACACCGAATCCAAGGACATCCTCCGGCTGCTCCAGGCCTACGTCACCCGGCCGGAAAACGTGCTCCGCGTGAACTGGGAGCCCAACCAGCTGGTGCTGTTCGACAACCGGATCACGCAGCACTACGCGCCGGACAACTACGACGGCCAGCCCCGCAAGCTCAACCGCGTCACCATCGCCGGGGACATTCCGGTGGGCGTGGACGGCAAGCAGAGCCAGGCCCTGACGGGCGATGCCTCCACGTATTCGGAGATCGCCCCGCTGTAG
- a CDS encoding ABC transporter substrate-binding protein, whose translation MKRHLTILSAAAAVVIALTVSGCGGSAAGDEAGAAGASGANEVKELRYQGWANSVTLPELAQDLGYLGDVKLNWVGNTISGPQDIQSAATGQTDFGGAFAGAVVKLKEAGAPVKAVINYYGEDSKTFNGFYVKEGSPIKTARDFIGKKIAVNTLGAHSEAVINTYLRKNGLSSEEIKQVQLVVVPPNDTEEAIRRGQVDAGSLGGILQDKAVANGGLRSIFSDYELLGTFAGGPYVFREDFLAKNPNTVRTFTTGVAKAIEWERSTPRKEVIARLTKILNERGRNENPAALQYWKSVGVPAKGEIKDEDFTRWEEYLKSAGIIRSDLDAKSLYTNEFNGLLTDTK comes from the coding sequence ATGAAACGACACCTGACCATCCTGAGTGCTGCGGCCGCCGTCGTCATCGCCCTGACGGTGTCCGGCTGCGGCGGGAGCGCCGCCGGCGATGAGGCAGGCGCCGCCGGGGCTTCCGGCGCCAACGAAGTCAAGGAGCTCCGCTACCAGGGCTGGGCCAACAGCGTCACCCTTCCCGAGCTGGCCCAGGACCTCGGTTACCTGGGCGACGTCAAGCTGAACTGGGTGGGCAACACCATCAGCGGACCGCAGGACATCCAGTCGGCCGCGACCGGCCAGACGGACTTCGGGGGCGCGTTCGCCGGCGCCGTGGTGAAGCTCAAGGAGGCCGGCGCCCCGGTGAAGGCCGTCATCAACTACTACGGCGAGGACAGCAAGACCTTCAACGGCTTCTACGTAAAGGAAGGCAGCCCGATCAAGACCGCCCGGGACTTCATCGGCAAGAAGATCGCCGTGAACACCCTTGGCGCGCATTCAGAGGCCGTCATCAACACCTACCTCCGCAAGAACGGCCTGAGCTCCGAGGAGATCAAGCAGGTCCAGCTCGTGGTGGTACCGCCGAACGACACGGAGGAGGCCATCCGCCGCGGCCAGGTGGACGCGGGCTCCCTGGGCGGCATCCTGCAGGACAAGGCCGTCGCCAACGGCGGGCTGCGCTCCATCTTCAGCGACTACGAGCTGCTGGGCACCTTTGCCGGCGGGCCCTACGTCTTCCGCGAAGACTTCCTGGCCAAGAACCCCAACACGGTCCGGACCTTCACCACCGGCGTGGCTAAAGCCATCGAGTGGGAGCGGTCCACGCCCCGCAAGGAGGTCATCGCCCGGCTCACCAAGATCCTCAACGAGCGCGGCCGCAACGAGAACCCTGCCGCCCTGCAGTACTGGAAGAGCGTCGGCGTCCCAGCCAAGGGCGAGATCAAGGACGAGGACTTCACCCGCTGGGAGGAGTACCTGAAGTCCGCCGGCATCATCAGGTCCGACCTGGACGCCAAGAGCCTGTACACCAACGAGTTCAACGGACTCTTGACCGATACCAAGTAA
- a CDS encoding HpcH/HpaI aldolase/citrate lyase family protein, producing MTSTSTAEITRQERNIPAEIARSWLLVNAMKTELFDQSAVSRADSIILDIEDAVDPSQKDVARENVVNWLSGGGQAWVRINDATSKFWAEDLAGLRGTPGLLGVMLAKTESADQVTESFHRMDGKTPVIPLVESALGIEEANNIAKAQGAFRLAFGSGDFRRDTGMANTQEAMAYPRAKLVVASRVGNLPGPIDGPTVGTNHPILREQTGVTVMMGMTGKLCLAIDQTSVINEVISPTPSDVAWATDFMSDFEANGRVIRDGSDLPRLGRAEKIMKLAVAFGVNPAP from the coding sequence ATGACGTCTACTTCCACCGCCGAGATCACCCGGCAAGAACGCAACATCCCCGCCGAGATCGCCCGGTCGTGGCTGCTCGTCAACGCAATGAAAACCGAGCTTTTCGATCAGTCCGCCGTGTCCCGCGCGGACTCGATCATCCTGGACATCGAAGACGCCGTGGACCCCTCGCAGAAGGACGTCGCCCGCGAGAACGTCGTGAACTGGCTGTCCGGGGGCGGCCAGGCCTGGGTCCGGATCAACGACGCCACCAGCAAGTTCTGGGCCGAGGACCTCGCCGGCCTGCGCGGCACACCCGGCCTGCTCGGCGTCATGCTGGCCAAGACCGAGTCGGCCGACCAGGTGACCGAGTCCTTCCACCGCATGGACGGCAAGACCCCGGTCATCCCGCTGGTCGAATCCGCGCTCGGCATCGAAGAGGCCAACAACATCGCCAAGGCCCAGGGCGCCTTCCGCCTGGCCTTCGGCTCGGGCGACTTCCGCCGCGACACCGGCATGGCCAACACGCAGGAGGCCATGGCCTACCCGCGCGCCAAGCTCGTCGTCGCCAGCCGCGTCGGCAACCTGCCGGGCCCCATCGATGGACCCACCGTCGGCACCAACCACCCCATCCTGCGCGAGCAGACCGGCGTCACCGTGATGATGGGCATGACCGGCAAGCTCTGCCTGGCCATCGACCAGACCAGCGTCATCAACGAGGTCATCAGCCCCACGCCGTCGGATGTTGCCTGGGCCACCGACTTCATGTCCGACTTCGAGGCCAACGGCCGCGTCATCCGCGACGGCTCCGACCTGCCCCGTCTCGGCCGCGCAGAGAAGATCATGAAGCTCGCGGTGGCGTTTGGCGTGAACCCCGCGCCGTAA